In the Arachis stenosperma cultivar V10309 chromosome 8, arast.V10309.gnm1.PFL2, whole genome shotgun sequence genome, TTTATGCTGGATCCAAAAATCATCACAAGCGACACTTGGCAGCGCTGGAGGGTGTAGAGCATCGTGGCTGGAGGGTGTAGAGCATCGTGGAGTTGCATATCGCTAGTCCATTGTAGATTCACCTTCAACGTTGACCAAGTGACTCAAACCGGTTCGGTTTTCACAGAATTTGACCGGTTTTTACCGGTTCACACCGGGTTTGACCGGTCCGTACCGATTCTCAACCTTACACGGTCTAAATATCGGACCGAACCGGTATATGGTCCGGTTTACCGGTTTTTCGGTCGAACCGACCGATCCGGTccggttctgacaactatgatccaaacacacactaagtatttagagaaaataactaattaaatggccaggaaaaaaatatttgagtCTGTCAGAACACCGTGAGACCATCTCGACCACAAGGTTGTAGCGCAACGATCCTCTACTGTTCAGATGGCATGCGCTTTGGAACAATTAATCACGCTCTCACGGTCATAGTTCAACCAAAGTCTTCTTAGAACTCAAGGATACAGATTGTAGTGCGAACGATCCTCTACTGTTCAGATGGCATGCGCTTTGGAACAATTAATCACGCTCTGACCTCACGGTCATAGTTCAACCAAAGTCTTCTTAGAACTCAAGGATACAGATGTACGAGCCTATAGAACAGATCCTGTTCAAGTAAGGTCGTGTTCTGTGTTTTGTGTTTAGTTATAAAAACTGCTTTTCTTTTGTGAACCTAACCCAGGTGAGACTAAGTTTACGTTTGCGAAATTcagaaaatcttaaaatttaagaACGTAAAATCGATTATGATGGCTTTTTATGATGATAGTGTAGAAGGGGAAGacgaaaaagaaaatgaaaataatgatgatgatgatgatgatggtgatgttgATGATGATATGGGATTTCTGGATggcattgaaattaaatttggaGGTATTTAATTACATAATCACCCACTTTGGGCTATAATTTAATTACCAAGAATTTAACCATAGTTAACATAGCAACCAATTAAAAGATGACATGTCACAGAGGGTAAATTACATGTTATTATAGAAAGGGTAGGCTAGAATTTACCTATTTTATAACAATAACAAGTTAACAACTTATATCTATAGAAAGTTAGAAACGAAGAAACCTTGTCTAAAAGTGTTATTTATGGTGTTGACACTATATCATAAGAagcaaaaaagtaaaaaaattgattGCTTCATTTTAATTAGGTAAACCCTATATATCTTTAAACCAAATTGTGTTATTCTAGTAGTTATCTTACTAGTCCATTTAAATAAATGTTAGGGGTTTAAATTTCGTTTAGTACATACAACAATCCATTGGCCAACAACAAACTTTTAATGGAGCCCAATACTGCGACGAATTAACCCTTGATTTGTCAGATTAAAAGATAcgttaaaaaacaaaaaaaaaaacactattTTTTCTTGGACATTAACTTTTAGTTGTTATAGTCATGTGCTGAGTATGTAGCGTTTGGTAGCATATACACATCATCAGTTAAATACTGATGGTTCAGTTCCGTATGcaatttcataaataaatataattgttttGAAACTTAATTAAACAGCCCTATAATAGAAAAGATATTGAACAGGATCATGACAGAAAATACAtgttattattttgttatgtACAAAAAAAGAATTTACATTCTCATGACattcatatttaaaaaattataaaatgcATTATGTTATTTACATCTTGATTTTTGGCGTATCAAAATTATCTACTAAGTgcataaaaaaatgattatgACAAGTTTCTATCTTGATCCCTGCTTGAGAGACATTtgttcattttaatttttgattccGTGGAAAGAATAGGCATAAGCTTCATGTTTTTACTGAATTTAAGTTGCACTTATGTTGAGTGTTGAAAATACTTAAAGTGATTTATACCTAATAAAAACAAGGCctaatcaataattaatatatataatgtatATGTGAATGTGCATTGAACCTGTCGTTCTCTTAGTTTAATTCTATGATTCTACAGTGATGTATGTTTGCTACATTTAATTTGTGATTTGCAACATGTTACATGCCAAGAAGCTAGCGTCAATCTGAAAAGGCATAATCGTATGCAAAATTCTAAGCTGTACTTTTCAATAATCAATATCATAGTGGCCTTTCTGGGCACCAAAGTCGAGTCAAAAAGAAAGAGTTGGAACTTGGAAATTTGTTTGTGATGCCTAATCATACATCAATAACAATCATTTGAAACTAAGAGTAATTTTGTCAATCCCATCATTCAATTTAATACTCATATATTCATTAATTATGTGCCTCCATTTAGTGCATCGCCAGTATTTGCAAAATTTCAACACTCCCCACTCTGGAAGAATTTGTCGTAAAGCATAAACATATTCATCATCATGAGCATCTTTATTTTGTGTGTGAAACGGATATAATTTAGGTACATTACTATTTATATTCATTTTGCAATTTATTCTAAAAAGAGACTCGCTAAATATCTTaactattcttttaaatataaaGTTTACATATATTTAAACGTTAAGAAACACAAAGGTTATATAGATCTGAAAATTACTAGTCCTatgcatagacactagacagcATCACTAACACATATAGCTTCGAATTTTTTGATAAGATGTTTATTGATTTAGCAGTGCACCAACTCAACTGTTTAATCATATGACATGAAGACGTCTCAAAATTGAATACCTACTACGACAGGGTTTGGCATAATCACCTTTATCGCTTCAAGAACGTTAACTACaccaaattaattttagtagtaattttttttgtctttaacagtaataacaaatatataattgttacAAAACagtaaattaacaaaaaaaaattaatgattataaaattattatgatTAAAATTTACCACTAAAACTAATtctttttagtaattttataatactatatatataagtaACTCATCTTTATACGAGTTTTAATAATTCCTATCAAACTTTAATTCAAGCAATAATATTGTATACATAGCtatttaaaaatgaaaagagTGGTATAAATATTTAGAAGAGCAATAGTGACTCAGTTAAAATTGAAGAAATCTATCTTGATTAGTTGCTTATGCTTTAATTAATGGTTAAGTTGATAAATTAGGAGATAGGTAGTGCTATTAATGGTAGGCCTCTATGAAGACTGAAGAGTCAAAAAAGTTGTTACCATAATTGAATAGTGATTTTCTGGTTTAATTAGTGAGAGGAGATTTTCAAAAGCTAGTCTAACAATATTTTCAAAGCTGTCTGCATTGGTTCAACGTTTTCAACTTCACATGCCTTTCCGAAGAAGTTCGAACCACTCTCCATTATTATTAACAACTActctttttattgttttccatTGTGGGTTGACCCAACAGATTAGACTAGACTCACACTCTGCATCGTATCCATATATCTATGGCCTCAATCTTCTTTTCCCTCCAGTAATTTCTGTGTTTACTACTATTTTTGATTGCATGCATGCATGCGGTTGAAAATGTGTTCAGTCAGATAGCAACATCATTGATTTTTTGGTACCAAAACATAAAGACAAAATAAGGGGTATAATTGgaaatggaaaaagaaaattttgcggAAAAACTTTATTTGAACATATCATATAGATAGACTCGTATGAACCTGCAGCAACATCAATCTCAATCCATCTCGTTTTCAATTTTGAAGTTATAATAAGCATAGTATGCTCTTTCCGTATGTTTGTATAAAaatagtttgaaaaaaaaaagactagaGAGATGTTACTATGTTAGTACAAAAATGTAGTAGCGTAGTGATAATTATAGTAGCATGATGGTGGTATGTCCCTCAGGTGGGTGATGAGAGCACTACTCGTAATTAAATCTCTCGtttccctctctttctctctctgtAAACTATAACCGCCATGCCtctcttattcttcttcttcttcttcttctttgttacTCCCACTCTCTCACTCAACCAAGAAGGCCTGCTCCTTCTAGAAGTCAAGAAGCAACTACTTCCatcatcctcctcctccctcGCCGACTGGAACCCCCGCGACCCCACCCCATGCAACTGGACCTGCGTCACATGCAACCCCAACACCTCCCACGTcatctccctctccctctcctctctctccctctccggCCCTATTCCCTCATCCCTCTGCCGCCTCCCCTCCCTCTCTACTCTCTCTCTCGATGACAACTTCCTCATCTCCCCCCTCCCCTCTACTCTCTCCCTCTGCACCTCCCTCACCCACCTTAACCTCTCTGGAAACCTCTTCACCGGACCCCTCCCTTCTTTTCTCTCCTCTCTCCCCTCCCTTCTCCACCTCGACCTCTCCTTCAACAACTTTTCCGCTTCTATTCCCCcttccttctctctcttccCCAACCTCCGATCCCTCAACCTCGTCGGAAACCTCCTCAACGGAACCATCCCTTCGTTTCTCACCAACCTCACCACCTTAACCTCCCTCAACTTGTCCTACAACCCTTTTCTTCCTGCTCCGTTACCGAGTGAGTTCGGCAACATGACCAACCTCCAGGACTTGTCTCTTTCCGGCTGCAACCTCCTCGGTCCAATTCCCGCTTCATTGGGGAAGCTATCCAACCTTCGAATACTTGATCTAACCTATAACAGCCTCCAGGGTGCCATACCGGAGTCTCTCATCTCCGGCCTCACCAGCATCGTGTTTCTCGAGCTCTATGGAAACTCGCTCTCTGGTTCATTGCCACGTGGCACTGTGTGGAACAACCTCACCCATTTGGAAGGCTTCGACGCCTCCGGGAACGACTTGACAGGGACGATTCCCTCCGAGTTGACTCGGTTGAAGAAACTCGGTTCTCTCAACTTGTTCGATAACAACCTCGAAGGCTCTCTGCCGGAGAGTATCGTCGAGGCCGAGAGCTTGTACGAGCTTAAACTGTTCAACAACTCGCTCAATGGGTCGTTGCCGAGTCAACTCGGGAGCAACTCCCCCCTGCAGACACTCGACCTTTCGTACAACAGCTTCTCCGGCGAGATTCCGGCGGGATTGTGCCGCCGGGGAGCGTTGCAGGAGATCATGCTAATTTACAACTCGTTCTCCGGCAGAATCCCCGAGAGTCTGGGGGATTGCAGGAGCTTGATGAGGGTTCGAATGAGGAACAATAACATTTCGGGAACTGTTCCCGAGGCTATGTGGGGACTGCCACACCTTTTTCTTCTGGAGCTTGATGAGAATTCCCTTACTGGGTCGATTTCTACTTCTATTTCTGGCGCAAGCAACATGTCAAGTTTGTCGCTTTCCTTCAACATGTTCTCAGGGTCTGTTCCGCAGGAAATTGGGAATTTGAACAACCTTGTTCAGTTTGTCGCCAGCCATAATAGGCTATCTGGTCGGATTCCGTCGAGTGTTGTGAAATTGAGTCAGTTGGGGAAGCTTGTGATTAGTGATAATGAGCTTTCGGGTGAGATACCTTTGGGGATTAGTGCTTTGGAAAAGCTTAATGATCTTGATTTGTCCAATAATAAGCTTGATGGTAACATTCCAAGTGAATTAGGAACCTTGCCGGTGCTTAATTATCTTGATCTTTCCGGGAATCTTTTCTCCGGTAGGATCCCAATTGAGCTGCAGAATTTGAATCTTAATTTGCTGAATTTGTCGAATAATCAGCTTTCAGGGGAGATCCCTAAAGAATTCGACAATGAGAATTACAAGAAGAGTTTTCTTGGAAATCCAGGGCTGTGTAGTTCTTCTTCAGTCTCTGGGCTCTGTCAAAATTTaggtgagaagaagaagaacaagataAAGTATGATTGGGTTTTCAGGTTCATATTTGTGCTTGCTGGAATTGTGTTTGTTGTTGGGGTAACATGGTTTTGGTTCAAATTTAGGAGCattaagaagatgaagaagaaagtgATGCCTAACATGTTAAAATGGAGATCTTTTCACAAACTTGGATTCAGTGAGTATGAGGTTGTGAAGTTGCTGAGTGAAGACAATGTCATTGGTAGCGGAGCATCCGGGAAAGTTTACAAGGTTGTCCTGAGCAATGGTGAAGCTGTGGCAGTGAAGAAATTATGGGGACCAAAAAACAGGACTACTGTTTCTGAAAAAGATGGTTTTTTTGAAGCTGAGGTGGAAACATTGGGAAAAATCAGGCACAAGAATATTGTGAGGCTATGGTGTTGTTGTAACAGTGGTGATAGCAAGCTCTTAGTTTATGAGTACATGCCTAATGGAAGCCTTGCTGATTTGCTTCACAGTAGCAAGAGAAGCTTGTTGGATTGGCCAATTAGGTACAGAATTGCCATTGATGCTGCTGAGGGGCTTTCTTATTTGCATCACTATTGTGTTCCTCCTATTGTTCATAGGGATGTCAAATCCCACAATATATTGCTTGATGAAGACTTTGGAGCAAAAGTTGCCGATTTTGGTGTGGCCAGAACTTTTAGCAGGGTTACCCAAGGTGCAGAATCTATGTCTGCAATTGCCGGATCTTATGGTTACATAGCACCAGGTAAAAAATTAACATCAAATTCACTTTTGTTTACCTTTGATTTTACTTTGGTAtaacaataaatttatatatgGAAGGTTAATCACTTACTAACTATGTATACACCTAtctttgattttattaaattgcATTTTAATGTATGTGATGCAGAATATGCTTACACTCTAAGAGTGAATGAGAAGAGTGACATCTATAGTTTTGGAGTGGTAATTTTAGAATTGGTAAGTGGGAGAGCTCCACTTGATCCAGCATATGGTGACAAAGATTTGGTGAAATGGGTTTCTTCCACATTGGAGCAGAGTGGAGAGGATCAAGTGATTGATCCAACTATGGATGTTAAGTACAAGGGAGAAATCATTAAGGTACTAAACATAGGGCTTCTTTGCACAAACCCTCTTCCCATAAACCGGCCTTCAATGCGCAAGGTGGTGACAATGCTGCATGAAATATCTGCAATTCCAAGAACAACAAGTGGAAAATTGTCCCCTTATTATCAAGAAGAGGCCTCTGATAATGAAAATCATCATGGAAACACGGTTTGATCCAGTTATCCATATATTTTAAGTATCATGTTTAGGGTGTATTTAGATTTAGGTAAAAAGTTGTGTTTAGATACATCATCTAAAACATGATATTTAAAATTAGACAGAGTATTTGAAACATCTATTGTAAGAAATGGTAAGAGATGGCATAACTAGGTTCAATTTTCATCACTATCACttttttacatataaaaaaGTTACTACATGTAACAGTAACTGTAAGAAATattaagagagagagagagatgccAATTTTAACTTTGCCATTTTTCTCAATTCTCATGAACTGGATATTGTATAATTGAAATTGCTATCATAGTTGGAACTAAAGTAATATTCTTGGATGAAATTTTTAATGGCAAGTGTTAGTCCCGGATTTGTTGTCCATATCTTCTTGCCTTGTGTGTTCATCTATGCATCTGTTGCCATTTGCCACTGTTCATTTTAGGAATAGAATCTGATACCCTATATGGTTGACCTATATTCTGacaaatgttttggtgaaaCCAATTAGAATATGATTGTATTGTAAAAGTAATTTGAAGGTGTCACGCATCATTTTCATTGCCATAAGAATATGTCGTCACATAGTCTTATCCAGTGAGATGCATATTGCATGGGACTTGAGAATAATAAAGTGTTTTTGTTTGTCATGAATTGTGAACGAATATTCATATGGTTGATTAGATATCGTTTTAGATGAGATCATTTTATAATTGGAGTAAAGTTTTTAATATACATCATCCAAGTACGGGATCAAAATCTTCTTTAAAGCAAAAACAAATTCATGTCCCTTTCTGTATTGCATCATGCATATTTTATGTTTTGTCATTGTCCCCTCAGTTTTTAAAGTTGTACTGATAgttgttttaatttttgtttccaAATACATATTTTCCAAGCAATAAGCTAATATATTTGGATGAGGAAACAAGGTAATGCGACATTGTAACGGATATGCATAATTTAAAtgagtaaatatttttttttggtttctgactatttatttgaaaaataaagtatttttttataatttaaaataaaatttttaattaatcactaattatttaaattactgGTTTAAGCACTCCTAACATATTAACAGGTCACTGTTTTTTTATAAGGACCTCTTAAACAAATTACTTTAATAATTAGAGaccaattaaaattttttaaattatatagaAATACTTTATCCTTGGGACAAATGATCATGATTCATGAATCATAAAGGCCATTTACtcaaattttgtttttgctaTGAGATTGTCATTTTGAAGGGCCAGGGACCCGTTTAGCTACTCAacgaaaggaagcatgcaaatgGAGTAATTATATTTTGAAAGATTAATAGGCCATTGCAGTCGGATATGGGCTAATTTTGTAGCCCAATG is a window encoding:
- the LOC130944570 gene encoding receptor-like protein kinase HSL1, with product MPLLFFFFFFFFVTPTLSLNQEGLLLLEVKKQLLPSSSSSLADWNPRDPTPCNWTCVTCNPNTSHVISLSLSSLSLSGPIPSSLCRLPSLSTLSLDDNFLISPLPSTLSLCTSLTHLNLSGNLFTGPLPSFLSSLPSLLHLDLSFNNFSASIPPSFSLFPNLRSLNLVGNLLNGTIPSFLTNLTTLTSLNLSYNPFLPAPLPSEFGNMTNLQDLSLSGCNLLGPIPASLGKLSNLRILDLTYNSLQGAIPESLISGLTSIVFLELYGNSLSGSLPRGTVWNNLTHLEGFDASGNDLTGTIPSELTRLKKLGSLNLFDNNLEGSLPESIVEAESLYELKLFNNSLNGSLPSQLGSNSPLQTLDLSYNSFSGEIPAGLCRRGALQEIMLIYNSFSGRIPESLGDCRSLMRVRMRNNNISGTVPEAMWGLPHLFLLELDENSLTGSISTSISGASNMSSLSLSFNMFSGSVPQEIGNLNNLVQFVASHNRLSGRIPSSVVKLSQLGKLVISDNELSGEIPLGISALEKLNDLDLSNNKLDGNIPSELGTLPVLNYLDLSGNLFSGRIPIELQNLNLNLLNLSNNQLSGEIPKEFDNENYKKSFLGNPGLCSSSSVSGLCQNLGEKKKNKIKYDWVFRFIFVLAGIVFVVGVTWFWFKFRSIKKMKKKVMPNMLKWRSFHKLGFSEYEVVKLLSEDNVIGSGASGKVYKVVLSNGEAVAVKKLWGPKNRTTVSEKDGFFEAEVETLGKIRHKNIVRLWCCCNSGDSKLLVYEYMPNGSLADLLHSSKRSLLDWPIRYRIAIDAAEGLSYLHHYCVPPIVHRDVKSHNILLDEDFGAKVADFGVARTFSRVTQGAESMSAIAGSYGYIAPEYAYTLRVNEKSDIYSFGVVILELVSGRAPLDPAYGDKDLVKWVSSTLEQSGEDQVIDPTMDVKYKGEIIKVLNIGLLCTNPLPINRPSMRKVVTMLHEISAIPRTTSGKLSPYYQEEASDNENHHGNTV